The following proteins come from a genomic window of Coffea arabica cultivar ET-39 chromosome 11c, Coffea Arabica ET-39 HiFi, whole genome shotgun sequence:
- the LOC113716900 gene encoding zinc finger CCCH domain-containing protein 17 yields the protein MVGTLPPSLQSQPPAASSSLAPAGAAGAGGVVATTTVAATSSGGGGVALAEEEALKRNTDCVYFLASPLTCKKGSECEYRHSDIARVNPRDCWYWLHGNCLNPKCGFRHPPLDGLLGTQMPNPVVTSVPASQPATTPAASVSYASGKQGVPCVFFQKGICLKGDWCPFLHASNSANNKQSQAAIPASEPPVFKKTFGSLEKGTQDKKITQTSVLKSAELTTQAKPILKFESAPAKKETNNSKRLPPSGVDNELRGYRPVDTANNGNRVSLTTRVQQQPPPLQVNDHTTTLNNKDLEEPSREPSPGFDVLVDNELGDSDYYHTEDHFGRSRDHEEMNEYYDGRSGDYGSLLDADQDIYRDSRGYDSYEQLQGQYGWEQRRSSSERMSGVLAYPEQRRYGMADSPDQIDESDLRHHLSKHRRVNGLRSVINHDYPHERPDERGHQGSRRDLRQDRDRRDSSLSSRLRGRIKIPGASSSPTDVSDLRSDRETERRRERSGLSPGGSQVPSRLRDRIKEKVQEDFNNDGRNNRGLRMRTDMISDNNIDFAAPKSLAELKSSSKSADGSDQQSMGKRKYSKIDYQQQAGEDLSFEGPKPLEEILKRKRKSDSVVSGSGMTSQYAEDNSQRKADESSKQVVHFSPSQNDSSLPHKENEEYKLASGVKSVSEGAQSGDSQSLSHGKNEGEVEEGMIVDDATKVREPEAYDHGDEDFDYEQGDGDNYNVDEGENGDAEEEYLDDEDGDDGDDDDFAKKMGVMY from the exons ATGGTGGGTACTTTGCCGCCGTCCCTACAGTCACAGCCCCCTGCTGCTTCATCTTCTTTGGCACCGGCGGGGGCGGCGGGAGCAGGAGGGGTGGTAGCAACCACAACTGTGGCTGCAACGTCATCTGGAGGAGGAGGAGTGGCGTTAGCTGAAGAAGAAGCTTTAAAAAGAAATACCGATTGCGTTTACTTTCTCGCTTCTCCGTTAACTTGCAAAAAG GGAAGTGAATGCGAGTACCGCCATAGTGACATTGCTAGGGTTAACCCAAGGGATTGCTGGTATTGGTTACATGGGAATTGCTTGAATCCAAAGTGTGGCTTCCGGCATCCT CCTCTTGATGGATTACTGGGGACACAGATGCCAAATCCTGTGGTAACTTCTGTACCTGCTAGTCAGCCAGCTACAACACCAGCAGCATCTGTCTCTTATGCATCCGGTAAACAAGGAGTGCCTTGTGTATTTTTTCAGAAAGGGATTTGTTTGAAAGGTGATTGGTGCCCATTCTTGCACGCATCCAATTCAGCCAACAATAAGCAGAGTCAAGCAGCTATCCCTGCTTCAGAACCTCCAGTATTTAAGAAGACTTTTGGCAGTCTGGAGAAGGGCACTCAGGATAAGAAAATTACTCAAACAAGTGTCCTGAAGTCTGCAGAGTTGACTACTCAGGCAAAACCAATACTTAAATTTGAGTCTGCTCCTGCAAAGAAGGAAACTAATAACAGTAAGCGTTTGCCACCATCAGGTGTTGACAATGAGCTTCGGGGATATAGGCCTGTGGATACTGCTAACAATGGAAACCGAGTCAGCTTGACCACTCGTGTGCAGCAGCAGCCGCCGCCTTTGCAAGTAAACGATCATACTACTACGTTGAATAATAAGGATTTAGAAGAACCGTCAAGGGAGCCTTCCCCTGGTTTTGATGTTCTGGTGGATAATGAGCTAGGAGATTCTGATTATTACCATACTGAAGATCATTTTGGAAGATCAAGGGATCACGAGGAAATGAATGAATATTATGATGGTCGCTCTGGTGATTATGGTTCATTATTAGATGCTGACCAAGATATATATCGTGATTCACGTGGTTATGATTCATATGAGCAGCTTCAGGGCCAGTATGGCTGGGAGCAGCGTAGATCCTCATCAGAAAGGATGTCTGGGGTTTTAGCTTATCCAGAACAGAGGCGATATGGTATGGCTGATAGCCCAGATCAAATTGATGAATCGGATTTGAGACATCATTTGTCAAAGCATAGAAGAGTCAATGGCTTAAGGTCCGTCATTAATCATGACTATCCCCATGAAAGACCTGATGAGCGAGGTCACCAGGGCTCTAGAAGGGACCTGCGCCAAGATCGTGACAGACGGGATAGCTCTCTTAGCAGTCGCCTCCGAGGAAGAATAAAGATTCCTGGGGCGTCATCTTCACCAACTGATGTAAGTGATCTGCGGTCTGATAGGGAGACAGAAAGGAGAAGGGAGCGCAGTGGATTATCTCCAGGGGGATCACAGGTTCCTTCTCGGCTTCGAGACAGGATAAAGGAAAAAGTACAAGAGGATTTCAATAATGATGGAAGAAACAATAGAGGTCTGCGCATGAGAACAGACATGATAAGTGACAACAATATTGATTTTGCTGCTCCAAAAAGTCTGGCGGAGCTGAAAAGTAGCAGCAAAAGTGCTGATGGAAGTGATCAGCAATCAATGGGAAAAAGGAAGTACTCAAAGATTGACTATCAACAGCAAGCTGGAGAGGATCTCTCATTTGAAGGGCCAAAGCCCCTAGAAGAGATTTTGAagcgaaaaagaaaaagtgattcAGTGGTGTCTGGAAGTGGCATGACTTCTCAATATGCTGAAGACAACAGTCAAAGAAAAGCAGATGAAAGCTCAAAACAGGTAGTTCATTTCTCTCCATCTCAGAATGACTCCAGCCTCCCTCATAAAGAGAATGAAGAATACAAATTGGCATCTGGTGTCAAGAGTGTCTCAGAAGGTGCCCAGTCAGGTGACAGTCAGTCGCTGTCCCATGGTAAAAATGAAGGAGAAGTTGAAGAAGGAATGATTGTTGATGATGCTACCAAGGTCCGAGAGCCTGAAGCATATGATCATGGTGATGAAGACTTTGATTATGAGCAGGGGGATGGGGACAATTATAACGTagatgaaggagaaaatggAGATGCTGAAGAAGAATATCTGGATGATGAGGATGGTGATGATGGTGATGATGACGACTTTGCCAAAAAGATGGGTGTAATGTACTAG
- the LOC113716032 gene encoding uncharacterized protein — protein MGVCVTKMEAYDHLKVVGFIKGYNNWIAHGELSNYYEATSNSENTSIGVSNGTNDMQDLVHDVFGIPHGTNELNREGDFPVSEAEKFYKLIDDSQQDLYSGCKNFSKLSFIIRLLYLKCLGKMSNKIFNMLVELLREAFPEAMTNLPSSYYEAEKLMNTLGLSYEKIDACPNDCSLYWGNAEKRTSCETCNELRWVASENDTTGEKRKNPQKVLWHFPLKARLQRLFMSSKIASQMRWHEEKRTKDGCMRHPVDSPAWQTFDHLHPEFAKDCRNVRLALASDGFNPFNNMSSTHSTWPVVLIPYNLPPWMCMKQPYFMLSLLIPGPSSPGNNIDVYLQPLVKELTELWDFGIQTYDASQKENFQLHAALLWTISDFPGYAMLSGWSTKGEYACPVCHKFTHARRLTHSFKHCYMGHRRFLDSKHKFRNQAQLFDGTEEYGKRPPLQTGDMIVSELGDLQIKFGKLVKGNPKLPFNWKMRSIFFDLPYWKDNVLRHNLDFMHIEKNVCENIWGTLLDIEDKAKDHYNSRRDLREMGIRKELHPIETEPGKVYLPPSFFAMDKKQKTMFCNVLKKVKVPDGYAANVSRCVRVKPPRISGLKSHDNHILMQQLMPIALRKTLPKSVRYPLIRLSRYFRQLCSKVICPQDVVRLESEIAVILCDLEKCFPPTFFDVMVHLTIHLATEVKLGGPVYYRWMYPVERYLGTLKSYVRNKSRPECSIAQGYLAEECINFCSLYLAGYVETKFNRPSRNEEVHKEIEEGLDIFSESGHPLGRGKPTVFDAHILSKAHQYILFNCDAVTPYIEQHHRLIEEGHPQSSTASKRALAQRKFCLLIDKLELPENVSVLRDLRFLAKGPDVVGIQHDKYVVNGFRFHTNEVEKKRKTQNSGVTVNATTSSFASIRDQNPVLSELVYFGVLKNVVELIYGGRRVVLFECDWISNGSRMKQDADGFTVVNFANVRPHVEPFILASQASQVFYVEDPTDKDWQVVISTTARGGYNMDTTMDVETYLQSDVGNPVVENENEEISWVREDGLGIEVDLSQYNLI, from the exons ATGGGTGTTTGTGTGACTAAAATGGAAGCATATGATCATTTGAAAGTGGTAGGCTTTATCAAGGGTTATAATAATTGGATAGCACATGGAGAACTTTCAAACTACTATGAAGCCACATCTAATTCTGAAAATACATCAATTGGGGTTTCAAATGGGACTAATGACATGCAAGACTTGGTCCATGATGTATTTGGGATACCACATGGAACAAATGAATTGAATAGAGAAGGGGACTTTCCTGTTTCAGAGGctgaaaaattttacaaattgaTTGATGATTCTCAACAGGATCTGTACAGTGGTTGCAAAAATTTCTCGAAGTTGTCTTTCATTATTCGTTTGCTTTACCTAAAATGCCTTGGTAAGATGAGTAACAAGATTTTTAATATGCTTGTTGAGCTGTTGAGAGAAGCATTTCCGGAGGCCATGACTAATTTGCCTTCTTCTTACTATGAGGCTGAGAAATTGATGAATACATTGGGGCTGAGTTATGAAAAGATCGATGCATGTCCTAATGATTGTTCTCTTTATTGGGGTAATGCTGAAAAAAGAACTTCATGTGAAACATGTAACGAGCTTAGGTGGGTTGCTTCAGAAAATGATACAActggtgaaaaaagaaaaaatcctcAAAAAGTATTGTGGCATTTTCCTTTAAAAGCTAGATTACAAAGACTATTTATGTCTTCTAAAATTGCATCTCAAATGAGATGGCATGAGGAAAAACGTACAAAAGATGGTTGTATGAGACATCCAGTTGATTCTCCAGCTTGGCAAACTTTTGACCATCTACATCCAGAATTTGCTAAGGATTGTCGAAATGTTAGATTGGCGTTGGCATCTGATGGGTTTAATCCATTCAACAACATGAGTTCTACACACAGTACTTGGCCTGTGGTTTTAATACCATATAACTTACCTCCGTGGATGTGTATGAAGCAACCGTACTTCATGTTGTCCTTGTTAATACCCGGACCATCCTCTCCTGGGAATAATATTGATGTTTATCTACAGCCTCTAGTTAAAGAATTGACCGAATTGTGGGATTTTGGCATTCAAACTTATGATGCatcccaaaaagaaaattttcaattgcatgCAGCTCTGTTGTGGACCATTAGTGATTTTCCTGGATATGCAATGTTATCTGGGTGGAGCACTAAAGGTGAATATGCTTGTCCTGTTTGTCACAAGTTCACTCATGCTCGACGGTTGACTCATAGTTTCAAGCATTGCTATATGGGTCATCGTAGATTCTTAGATAGTAAGCATAAATTTAGAAATCAAGCCCAATTGTTTGATGGCACCGAAGAATATGGAAAGCGACCACCTTTACAAACTGGGGATATGATTGTGAGTGAATTGGGAGACTTgcaaattaaatttggaaaacttGTGAAAGGTAATCCGAAATTGCCTTTTAATTGGAAAATGAGGAGTATTTTCTTTGACTTGCCATATTGGAAAGATAATGTCTTAAGACATAATCTTGACTTCATGCACATTGAGAAGAATGTTTGTGAAAATATTTGGGGGACATTGCTGGATATTGAGGATAAAGCAAAGGACCATTATAATTCCCGCCGTGATTTGAGAGAAATGGGAATAAGAAAAGAGCTGCATCCCATTGAGACAGAACCTGGAAAGGTTTACTTACCTCCATCTTTCTTTGCAATGGATAAAAAACAGAAAACTATGTTTTGCAATGTGCTAAAAAAAGTGAAAGTTCCAGATGGTTATGCAGCTAACGTCTCAAGATGCGTTCGAGTAAAGCCACCAAGAATTTCGGGGCTTAAAAGTCATGATAATCATATCCTAATGCAGCAATTGATGCCTATAGCTTTGAGAAAGACTTTGCCAAAATCAGTGCGCTATCCTTTGATTCGATTGAGTAGATACTTCAGGCAGCTTTGTTCTAAAGTTATTTGTCCTCAAGATGTGGTTCGTTTGGAAAGTGAAATTGCCGTTATACTTTGCGATCTTGAGAAATGCTTTCCACCAACATTCTTCGATGTCATGGTGCATTTAACTATTCATTTGGCAACTGAAGTGAAATTAGGTGGCCCGGTATATTATCGTTGGATGTATCCTGTAGAGAG GTACCTAGGAACATTAAAATCTTATGTTCGAAATAAAAGTAGGCCTGAATGTTCGATTGCTCAAGGCTACTTGGCAGAAGAATGCATAAACTTTTGCTCGTTGTATCTTGCGGGCTATGTTGAGACAAAATTCAATCGTCcaagcagaaatgaagaagtacatAAGGAAATTGAAGAGGGTTTAGATATATTCTCTGAATCAGGACATCCTTTGGGGAGGGGCAAGCCAACAGTCTTTGATGCTCATATCTTGAGTAAAGCACATCAGTATATTTTATTTAACTGTGATGCTGTCACACCTTACATAGA GCAGCATCATAGATTGATAGAAGAAGGGCATCCTCAAAGTTCCACAGCATCTAAAAGAGCGCTTGCACAGCGAAAATTTTGCTTGTTG attGACAAGTTAGAACTTCCTGAAAATGTTTCGGTGTTGAGAGACTTGAGGTTCCTTGCTAAAGGTCCAGATGTTGTTGGAATCCAACATGACAAGTACGTTGTTAATGGATTTCGGTTTCACACCAACGAagttgagaagaaaagaaaaacgcagAATAGTGGTGTTACAGTCAATGCAACAACATCCAGTTTTGCAAGTATAAGGGATCAAAATCCAGTTTTGAGTGAACTAGTTTACTTCGGCGTCTTGAAAAATGTTGTTGAATTAATTTACGGAGGTCGTCGGGTGGTGTTATTCGAATGTGATTGGATATCAAATGGTTCGAGAATGAAACAAGATGCTGATGGgtttactgtagtcaattttgCAAATGTGAGGCCTCATGTTGAGCCATTTATACTCGCTTCACAAGCATCACAGGTTTTTTATGTGGAAGATCCAACTGATAAGGATTGGCAAGTTGTTATCTCTACCACTGCAAGAGGTGGATATAACATGGACACAACCATGGATGTTGAGACATATTTGCAAAGTGATGTTGGAAATCCTGTTGTTGAGAATGAAAATGAGGAAATTAGTTGGGTTCGTGAGGATGGACTTGGGATTGAAGTTGATTTGTCCCAATATAATCTGATTTAG
- the LOC113716026 gene encoding uncharacterized protein — protein MARRGRKCKRAVNGLRDEPIEQPPSCHETRQQLPLGTSHENVIEQVQGEAARAPQSPIQNSTLGIMHESGDQVTQQADRGSQSHEQCQNSPIQQSPLETRHVPTEENPNQDSQGQHSNDTTFMSCNSDDAGKETTNDSSEVHQKTRGPTIMKEIWGRPKDLPRIEIKLDDNGIPISEKTSFSEFLGSLTRNGMYCPIDVESWLKMPRKLKMDMLEVIKERFALPMGLEAWTLRSIGKKWRNWKADLKATYFDPTVPNAEARFQKDIRVREEQWIKLWAYWKSEEAKKLSERNKKARGEKKMNHTTGKKSFAHLRNHLAKQLRRPPTRVEMFNKFYTHADGTPSSTMVAENLEKMNELKNQLPSESQDPVGRNDIFAQVVGQDKHGHVRLFSDGVNPTDLWEDIPSRNTCYRISVQQQSSLVRLEERLQRQDDEIAILKKMVLVQHGRGSPIDSPRHPSSSSNNVGNMVSLKSLFDPTKFVAKGYLRSLNPLDEVGGQALGPNWCEIQIQVAMSPREQLIRPYDLQQTIQDALGAPVAWPCHLVETAEE, from the exons ATGGCCCGTAGAGGTCGAAAATGTAAGCGCGCTGTAAATGGATTGAGAGATGAACCAATTGAGCAACCTCCCTCATGTCATGAAACAAGGCAGCAGCTTCCACTTggaacaagccatgaaaatgtAATTGAACAAGTTCAAGGAGAAGCTGCTCGGGCACCTCAATCTCCAATTCAGAATTCTACATTGGGAATAATGCATGAATCAGGTGACCAAGTTACTCAACAAGCTGATAGAGGTTCACAGTCGCATGAGCAGTGCCAGAACTCTCCAATTCAACAATCTCCACTTGAAACAAGGCACGTACCAACTGAagaaaatccaaatcaggaTTCTCAAGGTCAACATTCCAATGACACCACCTTCATGTCATGCAACTCGGACGATGCAG GAAAAGAAACTACAAATGATTCAAGTGAAGTACATCAGAAAACCCGAGGCCCTACAATTATGAAAGAAATTTGGGGTCGGCCTAAGGACCTTCCACGGATTGAGATTAAACTCGATGACAATGGGATCCCAATAAGTGAGAAAACCTCTTTCTCTGAATTCTTGGGCAGTTTGACTAGGAATGGTATGTATTGTCCAATAGATGTTGAAAGTTGGCTTAAGATGCCAAGGAAACTTAAAATGGACATGTTAGAAGTGATAAAG GAAAGGTTTGCTTTGCCTATGGGACTAGAAGCTTGGACCTTAAGATCTATTGGCAAAAAATGGAGAAACTGGAAGGCAGATTTAAAGGCTACATATTTTGATCCTACCGTGCCAAATGCTGAAGCTCGGTTTCAAAAGGACATAAGGGTACGGGAAGAGCAATGGATCAAACTTTGGGCTTATTGGAAAAGTGAAGAAGCAAAG aaaCTAAGTGAGAGGAACAAGAAAGCTAGAGGGGAGAAGAAGATGAACCACACAACTGGAAAAAAGTCATTTGCTCATCTTCGGAACCACTTG GCCAAACAGTTGCGAAGACCTCCTACTAGAGTAGAAATGTTCAATAAGTTTTATACCCATGCCGATGGAACTCCATCAAGTACCATGGTTGCTGAGAATTTG GAAAAAATGAATGAGCTGAAAAATCAGCTTCCATCGGAGTCACAAGATCCAGTTGGTCGCAATGATATATTTGCCCAGGTGGTTGGGCAAGACAAACATGGTCATGTTCGCTTGTTTAGTGATGGTGTGAATCCAACGGACTTATGGGAAGACATTCCTAGTCGTAACACATGTTACCGTATAAGTGTTCAACAACAGTCATCATTGGTCCGTTTGGAGGAAAGGCTTCAGCGACAAGATGATGAAATAGCCATCTTGAAGAAAATGGTTTTAGTTCAACATGGAAGGGGCTCTCCAATTGACAGCCCGAGACATCCTTCATCATCATCTAACAAT GTAGGGAATATGGTTTCACTAAAAAGTTTGTTTGACCCAACAAAATTCGTGGCAAAGGGATATTTACGGAGTCTGAATCCATTGGATGAGGTCGGGGGACAAGCTCTTGGGCCAAACTGGTGTGAAATACAAATACAAGTTGCAATGAGTCCACGTGAGCAATTGATTAGACCGTATGATTTGCAGCAAACAATTCAAGATGCACTTGGTGCACCAGTTGCTTGGCCTTGTCATTTG GTGGAAACAGCTGAAGAATGA